A region of the Apium graveolens cultivar Ventura chromosome 6, ASM990537v1, whole genome shotgun sequence genome:
AATATGAGAGCATATATACTGAACAACATACCTTGGCACATGCTCTTGCTAATCCATCAAATGTAACATACTTCTCCCCAGATATGTTGAATATCTGTTTCATTGCTTTTTCATTACAAAGTACCTCAACAAAAGCCTTTGCcaagtcctgatattaagaaAAGTAGTAAAATAAGACGTGTCATAACTTATAACACCTCAATTTATAATGCTTTTCTGCATGGATGTTTAAACCTATTCAGAGGGGAGCGAAAAGTGCTTGACTTGCTCAGCCTCACTTGCAACAAATATGCAAGTAGAGTGATGGCTCTATCTAGATGATGTTTAACTtagatgaatttaaattttgtGGATATGAAGCAAAATTTAGTGATAATAAGCAAGCAATTGCTAACCTCTACATGTCCAAGTTGCGTTATTTGCATCCCTGAGCCAGGAATGGGGATTGGGCGACCAGCTTTTAATCGGTGAAAGAACCACTCTTCAATAGGGTTGTAATTCAACGGACCATAAATATAAACTGGCCTTATAGAAGTCCAGTTAGCATCTCTGGCTTGTAGCAAGGCTTCTGTGGTCAGCTTTCCCTTGTGCCTGCTCTTTGGGTCAACTGCATCAACCTATTAGCAATAAAATTGAAGTTTAACTGACATGAGAGACATATAGGATGTCAAGCACTACCAGCAACTTCTCAGCAGAAAAAAAACTTGCAGCCTTTTGCAGGAATTGATGGACATTAACTCTAGTATTATAAACATTATTGTGTTTATAATATAGGGTGGGTTGTAGATAGATTCAATCCTAAATTTTAACAAACAATAATGCTTTTAAGAAATGATGTTCATAAATTAAGCACCTTCTGGATAAGAAGAATTAACACAGGTGATATATCTATAACAAATAGATGTGCTAAAAATTGACTGATCTTTTGCTGCTAAATTGTGTAAGAGAAGGAGTTCTGCAGGATGATCTTTGCTCTCTATGGCATTGACCAGGTCTTGAATGATGCTGATTCAAGTAGTGAAATTTCACAGGGTTGATGGCTGTGCAGACTGTGTATAGACATATAGTCATCATTGTTTATGACTTGTGGTAGATGTTActaagaaaaaaaaaaaaaagtagCCCTGGGGTTTGTTCGTAAAGGGGAAAACATGGAACAGGACGATTACTGAGCACATAATTTCTAATTCAGCAGCAAGAAAAAATATTGAAGCAGTAGTATGTCTTCGTGAAATAGATTAATTGTAGCACACTGACCTCAAAATGGGGTAAAAGATCAGATTTCAGGTAGACACCAGCTGAAGAGCAGTATATGTACCTGTCAACAAGTGACTGGAGTTCAGCAACTAACATTATGAAAAAAGATGTCTGCAATCTCCTAGAGTAATAGAATGTGCTTTCCTACTTTACTGACTCTATATAAAGAGCAATCTCCATGAGCCCTTCATTCGAGAAAGCAATTTATAACTAATACTATCATAGAACCTTGTCCATTACGCTTATGAATTTTTGCGTCAGGAAGAGTAATTAATTCAAACTACAACGTAGCGTCAGGAAGAGTAATTAATTCAAACTACAACGTAAATTATCAAATTGACTTATTTTAAGCTTACTGTTCTAGATTTGGTAATGCATCCAATATGGGCTCCACTTCATCTGCCTCGCGTCCTAAAGATATGAAGgtatttttttttagaaaaagtAGACAGAGAAAAGAACAATAAATACATTAGCAAGGTGAATTAGATATACCATTGATATCATAAACAACATCAAAGCCTTCTGCAGCAAGACTAGATCTCACAAAATCAAAATCCTTGCGATCTCCTTTTAAGTGTGATATctacaaatcaaatacatttatacTCCTTTGAGCAAACGATTGGACATTCAAGTATATAACAGTAGGCATACCAAAAGATATATCAGAGCCACATATGATTGTAATTTGTACCTGAGATTTGAAAGCATCATAATCTGCCTCTGATTCACCAGGCAAGTTTTGGGTGATGGGTGCTTTCCCTCTAGTGAATAGGGTAACCTGCACTAGTAATTTTATACAGTTGATGATAATTTCAAAGATGTGCTGAGATGAAAAGACAGCAACAATGGTTTTTGCATCACACTTGAAGTCATGTTGTAAGATGGGAGTTTAGTAAATAAAACTTTGGAAAAGAACAAAGGAAACTTATACCACAAGGGGTTAGAAAATTATGTATAAACCTGATGGCCCTCTTTGACGAGAAGCCGGGATAAAAAGACACCAATAAATCGAGTGCCTCCCATTATAAGGATTTTTTTGGCTGTAACTTGTAATGCTCCTTTTGGCTGGCATACTCTCCGCTTATACTAGAAGCATATACAGAAGACAAAATCAATTACATAGTTTTAAAACAGTTTATCATATACAAAAATGAGAACATGCGATGATATTTTCTTGTAGTAAACAGTTGCTTAATAATTTAATATGTACAAGCATATGGTGGTTTATCTAAAAGCAATGTGAGTAGCATTTCTAGTTTCTTGATGGATTGTCATCTAACATTGTAATATCTAATTGTGCTTCATCAAGAACATTTGTAAATGGAAGTGATCCTAACATTAGTATACGATACTGGTTAAACGTACACCAAATGACAATAAtagaaacaaaataaaaacataagAAGGAAGTGGGGGTGTACCTGAAGTGAGGAGGTCAGCTTGGTGCCAGTGAAGTCAGAGAGAGAAGAAGTGAGAAGGGAGAAAGAAGGACGTTGTACTTTATGCTGCTGCATCACTGCAAATGTTGTCATGCTGATGATGTCCTGTTATAAATGAACAACCCCCTTTGTTTTCTTGGAGCCTGAGACCTATGAAGAATGAATATAAAGGAAGGAGGCCATGTTGTAGTGTTGGGTTGTAGTTTGTTTGGTGATTTCTCATTCTTACAATTGTGATAAGAATTAAGACCCCACCCCCTCTCTCTCAAACTGCTTCGGTTTTATCCACACTTTCACAGCCTCTCGTTTCCTGTACTTTGACGCCTTCCAGATCACGTCACTGTCTAGCCCTCTTAAACCTTTTTAAGCCCACTTCACTTCACGGCTTCATTATACCATTCCAAACATTATTATTTTCAAAGGATTTACTATAATTTTTGCAAATGCCATAAATTTATCTATCAAtccttttttttatattttatcaaTTTAAAGACACAATTAATGTTAAATTAATTGACTGGTCAAACCCGATACAATACAACCCAAAATAGGTCGTCACGATCACGGCCCAATATGAGTCTTGATAGTCTGAGCAGACTGTGACGGCCACGACACCAATTTGGTCGTGTAGCCCACGGCCCAATATCAGCTACGTGATAGGCCCGTCGAGAAGACCTGAAACTTCGGTATTGGACACAGTATGAAAGATCTTTTAAATGAAGTCAATAATGACACAAACATCGTATTCAATATGAAAACAGACTCTTCCTAGGAAGAATCTAGAATCCACCGTCTAGGAGAGTCCTACTTACCATCTAAGTAAGaaacttgtccaccaagtctttCTACCCTAATCTAACCCTAgactcaacatctatataaagggctctaccctaatctaaccctagactcaacatctatataaatgGATCTACCAttcaacctagaactacgttttggcttgattctctacaacacagagatacataggcatcttgcGAAGACAGCTTGTCCTCGCCGCGAGAACAAGCATTAAAACTCGAAACTCAACAACCCTAGCATTAGTTGTAATCACAACCCCAGTTTTTATTacataatatttggcgccgtctgtgggaagacaACAACTACCATGGTTCTTACACAGAGCAGAAACAATGATGGACCCAACGATCCCATCCCCACAAACAATCTCATCAATAGTGAAGATACCCCCACACTCGACTTATGCCACCACCCAAGCAGGAACCCCTGCAGGGCCACCACCCAAGCAGGAACCCCTGCAGGGGgctcaacctcaagggacgaatccccggATCCATGATCCGCCACTGGGGACGAATCCCCTGGctcctcaagggatgaatccccaattCCAGCAACTACAAGCAAAAATAAACCCTtaacccgttgggtatgagtactcaaCGATCATGACCCCAGGGATCACCAACCCCCCTTACGAGATGCCTCTATACCCCGAGGTCGCAGGAAGTGGACACTCTAATCGAAGCGAAAGACAAGGGAGGACACCCCAATACGTCTGTGGCTTGGCTCCCATCCCTAAGAACCGAGAATTCTCTGGACCCTACTCTGAGTAGATACTCCGACTCATTGGACGATGAAGTCGCTCCAAGGAGGAGACATGCTAGTAAGGAGCCAATTCCTAGTGGTTATCGACAGCCCACGAGcactcaagggacgattccctaAGATGTAcaagagaggatcagggctcatgaagctgagatccgAAGGCTGAAGCGTGATCTAGAGATGCACCAGGCACCAAGACCCCTACATGCGGTAAGACAAAGAGATTTTCCTCCTATcgtagacctggatggtccaacaCCAAGACAAAGGGTTGCGACCCTAAGGGCTGATCTAAGGGATTtgatgcccctaggagatcctgatgattcAAATCCATCATTCACTGAaaagataatgaatgcccacatatcaagaaagtttaagatgcccaccatcaaagcatatgATGGCACTGACGATCCAGCCAATCATATCAGGACGTTCTCCAACGCCCTGTTACTacagcccgtgaacgacgctGTCAAGTTTCGGACCTTTCCCCAGACTCCATCTAGCATAGCTCAAAGGTGGTATAACCGTCTACCCATAACTCAATTGGGTCTTTCAGAGAACTAAGCCAAACATTTATCAAGTAGTTCATTAGTGgcagagtgcatgagaaaagtttagCCTCTCTCATTGGCAATGTGCAAGGAGCGAATGAGTCCCTAAGAGACTATGAATCAATTCATAAAGGAAGCCTTGAAGGTCCCGGATCTTGAcaacaaggtagctatgataacACTGCAGCAAGAGACTAAagacgagttcttcaagatgtctcTAGCTAAGCGCCACCCGAAAAACATGTTGTAGCTCCAAGATAGGCCCGTAAAATACATCAAGGTGgaggaaagcatgaggaagacggtGGTAAACAATGAATCTACAGAAAACAAGAAGCGGAATACGGCCCAAGAGTACGACACCAAGGACAAATAATTTGAACTAGCAAGAACTCTGATCCCCCTTCTAAAAATAATCAACCTCCAAGGTTCGCTGAATATGCAAGGCTGAATGCACCACGGAGCCAAATACTGATAAAAATTGAGAAAGATAAGGATTTTAGATggccgaagccactaaggggagaccccgagaagagagaaaagagcCAATTTTGTGGGTTCCATAAGGCTGTTGGTCATGATACCAACGACTGCAGACAGCTCAAGAACGAGATCGAGTATCTCATCTGACGAGCAAAATATGGAAGATTCGTTAAGGGCGATGATGACGGAGTTCATAAAAGAGATGATGATCAAGGGGGTAACAACTGAGGTCGAAACTCACAGCCTAGAGGGCCTGTGATCAATATGATCTCTGAAGGACCAACGACCGCTGGGACAACAAAGAACTCTCTAAAGGCTTTTGCTAGAGAGGTGATGAGTATAGTCGGAGACGCATCTAAACGTGCCAAGACTGAGATGTTACTTAAATTCGGTGACCCCGACCTTGACGGTTTGAAATCCCCTCAGGATGATCCCCTGTTTATCATCCCAATAATTGGGAATTGCCCTGTCAAAAGGGTCCTGATTGACAAAGGAGTTTCCGTAGACATTCTATTTCATGTCAtgtttctaaggatggggtacaCTGACTCCTAACTGACCCTGTTGGTGAGAccgcgtagctgtatgaacaattaagtgataactcaacacgagaacaatactagaacatgacaggttaataatactacgccTACACAAGAAAttagaagaaatgaagacaaggcaaatacaaagaatcagaagattaggataaggcttgaagtctgtttacagatCACTGAAAGAaattcattaatatgatcatgcctcagtgaagaataaaggttaaagactttcaggatttcagaaatgatgaagattcagtgtagaagtgctactagaagatttcagtgtattggcattgattgaagatagacagtgttcgaagcatagaaatctgaagaattgaagacggGGTATtgacagaggttaaagaagacaactgaagtcttgaagttatactcacttacaggagttcatttatatgttcaagcgtcggtgaagaacagtgaatgaag
Encoded here:
- the LOC141666725 gene encoding chloroplast stem-loop binding protein of 41 kDa b, chloroplastic; this translates as MTTFAVMQQHKVQRPSFSLLTSSLSDFTGTKLTSSLQYKRRVCQPKGALQVTAKKILIMGGTRFIGVFLSRLLVKEGHQVTLFTRGKAPITQNLPGESEADYDAFKSQISHLKGDRKDFDFVRSSLAAEGFDVVYDINGREADEVEPILDALPNLEQYIYCSSAGVYLKSDLLPHFEVDAVDPKSRHKGKLTTEALLQARDANWTSIRPVYIYGPLNYNPIEEWFFHRLKAGRPIPIPGSGMQITQLGHVEDLAKAFVEVLCNEKAMKQIFNISGEKYVTFDGLARACAKAGGFPEPELVHYNPKEFDFGKKKAFPFRDQHFFTSVEKAKSVLGLIPDYGLVEGLTRSYELDFGRGGFRKEADFTTDDMILGKNLVLQT